In Neodiprion pinetum isolate iyNeoPine1 chromosome 6, iyNeoPine1.2, whole genome shotgun sequence, one genomic interval encodes:
- the LOC124222426 gene encoding serine-rich adhesin for platelets isoform X1, translating to MASGFPSVHQRKLGPAPIASFEDLSDELENGEAASRMPGIVEVTTPVTPGSSLKTPSTPRIDISRASSSSHHEDSNNSRDSSPERELLAGAEPPPGSKLTLGYKEDVTDLRSSTEELDLQDPVHEQDLKSHSRKLARRRLKEDGTQSESGGTKVLDRERKDSNCSEIILLNISGRTSRLSSVGSQGSGVSGKLSVMSATSSRSPSPHKCLLETSFCGNKPMLADNLIEPSKPETDDLEKVLLQREADTTRALIPDSIRVPMVAGNLKPDPLDKPRRRAREDRKEIFKREVEITKRVLERVHIDVPITKKYEEPESKSSSEVQKPASLDLTDKRKKPQNFKEIVQTTPTSSGIQGSPKLPRHQKVRELEGSRTPSPSSVSRKSSFTSLFKARTDGSVLSPESPTPGGKSRRSLTSKIKDTTESIRSRSKSRERVSTDRGSTLKKETKNKGVFSSTLSLFKKRERKKSCGDPTTPLDGDNPSLESIGNVEFTFNSERSSQQKEDSIFISLHADDRYYEVALPSESVSIPLETPTKLFDEYESEPRSGSIVTEASIEHHDSSQVKTEASIEASVHRSSSKDSQIPQSNSRESQMSKSSSKDSRISVQTTKSLLRDTKIDSVASKLEPNTTQLANGSAIEPPVKKPEIIKPKRKSKEVRKIEPPESIDDTSLKTEINGNEPPRPQVPQNSREHGFVDDEGCLKVADGLVKTPSVVSDLDHNSSESERDSEIEFIRNKAEKVAEELPDERKGLCYDESFEEDLPYVPTTLPLEKSVAVPILPVKQRLQEVRTIPIERPRSTTPINPTLLDEFVMQTSMDERRVEKMKISLPREDSFKLKSPRKQMTNTFTEFAGRVPRNAGKSPSPPPLPPRAPAARPTAWINFEEIPEKRKAPKRIQTIPRPDDEAKGGYSYVQPEECRCECHEESRRASLKESTSCTSNGERPCNGENCTGPVAATSGDRASIVSDSSLDYSLSIEEPGAQPLLGPMKPFGMDLDVRSNRSSIISQEEADDAHQ from the exons ATGGCATCAGGATTCCCGAGCGTTCATCAACGGAAGCTGGGACCTGCTCCGATCGCATCTTTCGAAGATCTGTCGGATGAGTTAGAGAAC GGAGAGGCGGCGTCAAGAATGCCTGGAATCGTCGAAGTTACAACTCCGGTGACACCGGGTAGTTCCTTAAAAACACCGAGCACGCCCAGGATCGACATCAGCAGAGCCAGCAGTTCGTCGCACCACGAAGACAGCAATAATTCCAGGGACTCTTCGCCCGAGCGAGAACTTCTAGCTG GTGCCGAGCCGCCTCCGGGAAGCAAATTAACTCTTGGGTACAAAGAGGATGTTACTGATCTAAGGTCGTCCACCGAGGAACTGGATTTGCAGGACCCGGTCCATGAACAGGACTTGAAAAGTCACTCCAGAAAGCTGGCGCGGAGACGGCTTAAAGAAGATGGAACTCAGTCGGAAAGTGGAGGCACGAAGGTTCTGGACCGTGAACGGAAGGACAGTAACTGTTCGGAGATCATATTGCTCAACATCAGTGGAAGGACCTCACGATTGTCTTCGGTTGGAAGTCAGGGCTCAGGAGTATCCGGAAAGCTGTCAGTCATGTCAGCCACCTCTTCAAG GTCCCCGAGCCCGCACAAATGCCTCTTGGAAACATCGTTTTGCGGCAACAAACCGATGTTGGCTGACAACTTGATTGAACCGTCAAAGCCGGAAACTGATGACCTAGAAAAAGTTCTCCTACAGAGAGAAGCTGACACTACGAGAGCTCTCATCCCGGACAGTATAAGGGTGCCAATGGTAGCAGGGAATCTTAAACCGGATCCACTCGATAAGCCGAGACGCCGAGCGCGCGAGGACCGAAAGGAGATATTCAAAAGAGAAGTTGAGATAACGAAACGAGTTCTCGAAAGAGTCCACATCGAC GTTCCTATCACTAAAAAGTACGAAGAGCCAGAGTCAAAGTCGTCGTCGGAAGTGCAGAAACCGGCGTCCCTCGACTTGACTGATAAACGAAAGAAACCTCAAAACTTCAAAGAAATCGTGCAGACGACTCCGACGTCCAGTGGAATCCAGGGAAGCCCAAAGCTGCCTAGACATCAGAAGGTTCGAGAACTGGAGGGCTCGAGGACGCCGAGCCCATCTTCGGTTTCACGTAAAAGCAGCTTCACCTCGTTGTTCAAAGCCCGAACTGACGGCAGCGTTCTGAGTCCCGAGTCACCGACTCCTGGTGGAAAGTCGAGAAGGAGTCTCACTTCGAAGATCAAAGACACGACTGAGAGCATTAGAAGTAGGTCAAAGTCCCGAGAGAGGGTGTCGACCGACAGAGGTTCGACGCTGAAGAAGGAGACAAAAAATAAGGGTGTGTTTTCGTCGACTTTGAGTTTATTTAAGAAACGGGAACGCAAGAAGAGTTGCGGTGATCCAACGACGCCGTTGGATGGGGATAATCCTTCCTTGGAGAGTATCGGGAATGTGGAATTCACCTTCAACTCGGAACGGAGTAGCCAGCAGAAGGAGGACTCGATATTCATCAGTCTGCATGCCGACGACAGATATTACGAAGTGGCTCTACCTTCGGAGAGCGTTTCCATCCCATTGGAAACCCCGACGAAACTCTTTGACGAGTACGAATCGGAACCACGCTCCGGCAGTATCGTGACCGAGGCTTCTATAGAGCACCATGACTCGAGCCAAGTTAAGACGGAGGCGAGTATCGAGGCATCGGTGCACAGGTCGTCTTCCAAGGATAGTCAAATACCCCAAAGCAACTCGAGGGAGTCCCAGATGTCTAAGAGCTCGTCGAAGGATTCGAGGATCAGTGTACAGACGACAAAGTCTCTACTGAGGGACACGAAGATTGATTCGGTCGCGTCAAAGCTCGAGCCCAACACCACGCAGCTGGCAAATGGCAGCGCGATTGAACCGCCCGTCAAAAAACCGGAAATAATAAAGCCTAAACGAAAGAGCAAAGAAGTGCGGAAGATCGAACCCCCCGAGAGTATAGACGATACATCGCTCAAGACTGAAATAAATGGCAACGAACCACCTCGACCGCAAGTTCCGCAAAATTCTAGGGAGCACGGCTTCGTCGACGACGAAGGTTGCCTGAAGGTTGCCGATGGGCTGGTGAAAACACCAAGCGTTGTTTCAGACCTTGATCACAACAGTTCCGAGTCAGAGCGAGACTCGGAGATAGAATTCATCCGGAACAAGGCTGAGAAGGTGGCCGAAGAGTTGCCGGATGAAAGGAAAGGCCTCTGTTACGACGAAAGCTTCGAAGAAGACCTCCCTTACGTACCCACAACTTTACCATTGGAGAAGAGCGTCGCTGTTCCCATACTGCCGGTGAAACAGAGGCTTCAGGAAGTGAG GACAATTCCAATCGAACGACCAAGGTCTACAACCCCTATAAACCCGACGCTGCTTGACGAATTCGTGATGCAGACATCGATGGACGAGCGAAGGGTGGAGAAGATGAAGATATCACTGCCGAGAGAAGACAGCTTCAAGCTAAAAAGCCCGAGAAAACAGATGACAAACACGTTCACCGAGTTTGCGGGTAGAGTGCCAAGAAACGCAGGAAAGTCTCCAAGTCCACCGCCACTTCCGCCGCGAGCACCGGCAGCCAGGCCCACTGCCTGGATAAACTTCGAGGAGATACCGGAGAAGCGGAAGGCTCCTAAGAGGATCCAAACGATTCCGAGACCGGACGACGAGGCGAAGGGCGGGTATAGCTACGTTCAGCCGGAGGAATGCAGGTGCGAGTGTCACGAGGAGTCGAGGAGGGCTTCTCTGAAGGAGTCGACCTCGTGCACGAGCAACGGCGAGCGCCCTTGCAACGGTGAGAATTGCACGGGACCAGTAGCGGCGACTTCCGGCGACCGGGCCAGCATCGTCAG TGATAGCTCCCTGGATTACAGCTTGAGCATAGAGGAACCAGGCGCGCAGCCTCTCCTGGGTCCCATGAAACCTTTCGGAATGGATCTGGACGTGCGTTCCAACCGATCCAGCATAATCTCGCAGGAGGAGGCCGACGACGCGCACCAGTAA
- the LOC124222426 gene encoding serine-rich adhesin for platelets isoform X3: protein MASGFPSVHQRKLGPAPIASFEDLSDELENGEAASRMPGIVEVTTPVTPGSSLKTPSTPRIDISRASSSSHHEDSNNSRDSSPERELLAGAEPPPGSKLTLGYKEDVTDLRSSTEELDLQDPVHEQDLKSHSRKLARRRLKEDGTQSESGGTKVLDRERKDSNCSEIILLNISGRTSRLSSVGSQGSGVSGKLSVMSATSSRSPSPHKCLLETSFCGNKPMLADNLIEPSKPETDDLEKVLLQREADTTRALIPDSIRVPMVAGNLKPDPLDKPRRRAREDRKEIFKREVEITKRVLERVHIDVPITKKYEEPESKSSSEVQKPASLDLTDKRKKPQNFKEIVQTTPTSSGIQGSPKLPRHQKVRELEGSRTPSPSSVSRKSSFTSLFKARTDGSVLSPESPTPGGKSRRSLTSKIKDTTESIRSRSKSRERVSTDRGSTLKKETKNKGVFSSTLSLFKKRERKKSCGDPTTPLDGDNPSLESIGNVEFTFNSERSSQQKEDSIFISLHADDRYYEVALPSESVSIPLETPTKLFDEYESEPRSGSIVTEASIEHHDSSQVKTEASIEASVHRSSSKDSQIPQSNSRESQMSKSSSKDSRISVQTTKSLLRDTKIDSVASKLEPNTTQLANGSAIEPPVKKPEIIKPKRKSKEVRKIEPPESIDDTSLKTEINGNEPPRPQVPQNSREHGFVDDEGCLKVADGLVKTPSVVSDLDHNSSESERDSEIEFIRNKAEKVAEELPDERKGLCYDESFEEDLPYVPTTLPLEKSVAVPILPVKQRLQEVRTIPIERPRSTTPINPTLLDEFVMQTSMDERRVEKMKISLPREDSFKLKSPRKQMTNTFTEFAGRVPRNAGKSPSPPPLPPRAPAARPTAWINFEEIPEKRKAPKRIQTIPRPDDEAKGGYSYVQPEECRCECHEESRRASLKESTSCTSNGERPCNGENCTGPVAATSGDRASIVR from the exons ATGGCATCAGGATTCCCGAGCGTTCATCAACGGAAGCTGGGACCTGCTCCGATCGCATCTTTCGAAGATCTGTCGGATGAGTTAGAGAAC GGAGAGGCGGCGTCAAGAATGCCTGGAATCGTCGAAGTTACAACTCCGGTGACACCGGGTAGTTCCTTAAAAACACCGAGCACGCCCAGGATCGACATCAGCAGAGCCAGCAGTTCGTCGCACCACGAAGACAGCAATAATTCCAGGGACTCTTCGCCCGAGCGAGAACTTCTAGCTG GTGCCGAGCCGCCTCCGGGAAGCAAATTAACTCTTGGGTACAAAGAGGATGTTACTGATCTAAGGTCGTCCACCGAGGAACTGGATTTGCAGGACCCGGTCCATGAACAGGACTTGAAAAGTCACTCCAGAAAGCTGGCGCGGAGACGGCTTAAAGAAGATGGAACTCAGTCGGAAAGTGGAGGCACGAAGGTTCTGGACCGTGAACGGAAGGACAGTAACTGTTCGGAGATCATATTGCTCAACATCAGTGGAAGGACCTCACGATTGTCTTCGGTTGGAAGTCAGGGCTCAGGAGTATCCGGAAAGCTGTCAGTCATGTCAGCCACCTCTTCAAG GTCCCCGAGCCCGCACAAATGCCTCTTGGAAACATCGTTTTGCGGCAACAAACCGATGTTGGCTGACAACTTGATTGAACCGTCAAAGCCGGAAACTGATGACCTAGAAAAAGTTCTCCTACAGAGAGAAGCTGACACTACGAGAGCTCTCATCCCGGACAGTATAAGGGTGCCAATGGTAGCAGGGAATCTTAAACCGGATCCACTCGATAAGCCGAGACGCCGAGCGCGCGAGGACCGAAAGGAGATATTCAAAAGAGAAGTTGAGATAACGAAACGAGTTCTCGAAAGAGTCCACATCGAC GTTCCTATCACTAAAAAGTACGAAGAGCCAGAGTCAAAGTCGTCGTCGGAAGTGCAGAAACCGGCGTCCCTCGACTTGACTGATAAACGAAAGAAACCTCAAAACTTCAAAGAAATCGTGCAGACGACTCCGACGTCCAGTGGAATCCAGGGAAGCCCAAAGCTGCCTAGACATCAGAAGGTTCGAGAACTGGAGGGCTCGAGGACGCCGAGCCCATCTTCGGTTTCACGTAAAAGCAGCTTCACCTCGTTGTTCAAAGCCCGAACTGACGGCAGCGTTCTGAGTCCCGAGTCACCGACTCCTGGTGGAAAGTCGAGAAGGAGTCTCACTTCGAAGATCAAAGACACGACTGAGAGCATTAGAAGTAGGTCAAAGTCCCGAGAGAGGGTGTCGACCGACAGAGGTTCGACGCTGAAGAAGGAGACAAAAAATAAGGGTGTGTTTTCGTCGACTTTGAGTTTATTTAAGAAACGGGAACGCAAGAAGAGTTGCGGTGATCCAACGACGCCGTTGGATGGGGATAATCCTTCCTTGGAGAGTATCGGGAATGTGGAATTCACCTTCAACTCGGAACGGAGTAGCCAGCAGAAGGAGGACTCGATATTCATCAGTCTGCATGCCGACGACAGATATTACGAAGTGGCTCTACCTTCGGAGAGCGTTTCCATCCCATTGGAAACCCCGACGAAACTCTTTGACGAGTACGAATCGGAACCACGCTCCGGCAGTATCGTGACCGAGGCTTCTATAGAGCACCATGACTCGAGCCAAGTTAAGACGGAGGCGAGTATCGAGGCATCGGTGCACAGGTCGTCTTCCAAGGATAGTCAAATACCCCAAAGCAACTCGAGGGAGTCCCAGATGTCTAAGAGCTCGTCGAAGGATTCGAGGATCAGTGTACAGACGACAAAGTCTCTACTGAGGGACACGAAGATTGATTCGGTCGCGTCAAAGCTCGAGCCCAACACCACGCAGCTGGCAAATGGCAGCGCGATTGAACCGCCCGTCAAAAAACCGGAAATAATAAAGCCTAAACGAAAGAGCAAAGAAGTGCGGAAGATCGAACCCCCCGAGAGTATAGACGATACATCGCTCAAGACTGAAATAAATGGCAACGAACCACCTCGACCGCAAGTTCCGCAAAATTCTAGGGAGCACGGCTTCGTCGACGACGAAGGTTGCCTGAAGGTTGCCGATGGGCTGGTGAAAACACCAAGCGTTGTTTCAGACCTTGATCACAACAGTTCCGAGTCAGAGCGAGACTCGGAGATAGAATTCATCCGGAACAAGGCTGAGAAGGTGGCCGAAGAGTTGCCGGATGAAAGGAAAGGCCTCTGTTACGACGAAAGCTTCGAAGAAGACCTCCCTTACGTACCCACAACTTTACCATTGGAGAAGAGCGTCGCTGTTCCCATACTGCCGGTGAAACAGAGGCTTCAGGAAGTGAG GACAATTCCAATCGAACGACCAAGGTCTACAACCCCTATAAACCCGACGCTGCTTGACGAATTCGTGATGCAGACATCGATGGACGAGCGAAGGGTGGAGAAGATGAAGATATCACTGCCGAGAGAAGACAGCTTCAAGCTAAAAAGCCCGAGAAAACAGATGACAAACACGTTCACCGAGTTTGCGGGTAGAGTGCCAAGAAACGCAGGAAAGTCTCCAAGTCCACCGCCACTTCCGCCGCGAGCACCGGCAGCCAGGCCCACTGCCTGGATAAACTTCGAGGAGATACCGGAGAAGCGGAAGGCTCCTAAGAGGATCCAAACGATTCCGAGACCGGACGACGAGGCGAAGGGCGGGTATAGCTACGTTCAGCCGGAGGAATGCAGGTGCGAGTGTCACGAGGAGTCGAGGAGGGCTTCTCTGAAGGAGTCGACCTCGTGCACGAGCAACGGCGAGCGCCCTTGCAACGGTGAGAATTGCACGGGACCAGTAGCGGCGACTTCCGGCGACCGGGCCAGCATCGTCAGGTAA
- the LOC124222426 gene encoding serine-rich adhesin for platelets isoform X2: MASGFPSVHQRKLGPAPIASFEDLSDELENGEAASRMPGIVEVTTPVTPGSSLKTPSTPRIDISRASSSSHHEDSNNSRDSSPERELLAGAEPPPGSKLTLGYKEDVTDLRSSTEELDLQDPVHEQDLKSHSRKLARRRLKEDGTQSESGGTKVLDRERKDSNCSEIILLNISGRTSRLSSVGSQGSGVSGKLSVMSATSSRSPSPHKCLLETSFCGNKPMLADNLIEPSKPETDDLEKVLLQREADTTRALIPDSIRVPMVAGNLKPDPLDKPRRRAREDRKEIFKREVEITKRVLERVHIDVPITKKYEEPESKSSSEVQKPASLDLTDKRKKPQNFKEIVQTTPTSSGIQGSPKLPRHQKVRELEGSRTPSPSSVSRKSSFTSLFKARTDGSVLSPESPTPGGKSRRSLTSKIKDTTESIRSRSKSRERVSTDRGSTLKKETKNKGVFSSTLSLFKKRERKKSCGDPTTPLDGDNPSLESIGNVEFTFNSERSSQQKEDSIFISLHADDRYYEVALPSESVSIPLETPTKLFDEYESEPRSGSIVTEASIEHHDSSQVKTEASIEASVHRSSSKDSQIPQSNSRESQMSKSSSKDSRISVQTTKSLLRDTKIDSVASKLEPNTTQLANGSAIEPPVKKPEIIKPKRKSKEVRKIEPPESIDDTSLKTEINGNEPPRPQVPQNSREHGFVDDEGCLKVADGLVKTPSVVSDLDHNSSESERDSEIEFIRNKAEKVAEELPDERKGLCYDESFEEDLPYVPTTLPLEKSVAVPILPVKQRLQEVRTIPIERPRSTTPINPTLLDEFVMQTSMDERRVEKMKISLPREDSFKLKSPRKQMTNTFTEFAGRVPRNAGKSPSPPPLPPRAPAARPTAWINFEEIPEKRKAPKRIQTIPRPDDEAKGGYSYVQPEECRCECHEESRRASLKESTSCTSNGERPCNGENCTGPVAATSGDRASIVRSLFLYFQ, translated from the exons ATGGCATCAGGATTCCCGAGCGTTCATCAACGGAAGCTGGGACCTGCTCCGATCGCATCTTTCGAAGATCTGTCGGATGAGTTAGAGAAC GGAGAGGCGGCGTCAAGAATGCCTGGAATCGTCGAAGTTACAACTCCGGTGACACCGGGTAGTTCCTTAAAAACACCGAGCACGCCCAGGATCGACATCAGCAGAGCCAGCAGTTCGTCGCACCACGAAGACAGCAATAATTCCAGGGACTCTTCGCCCGAGCGAGAACTTCTAGCTG GTGCCGAGCCGCCTCCGGGAAGCAAATTAACTCTTGGGTACAAAGAGGATGTTACTGATCTAAGGTCGTCCACCGAGGAACTGGATTTGCAGGACCCGGTCCATGAACAGGACTTGAAAAGTCACTCCAGAAAGCTGGCGCGGAGACGGCTTAAAGAAGATGGAACTCAGTCGGAAAGTGGAGGCACGAAGGTTCTGGACCGTGAACGGAAGGACAGTAACTGTTCGGAGATCATATTGCTCAACATCAGTGGAAGGACCTCACGATTGTCTTCGGTTGGAAGTCAGGGCTCAGGAGTATCCGGAAAGCTGTCAGTCATGTCAGCCACCTCTTCAAG GTCCCCGAGCCCGCACAAATGCCTCTTGGAAACATCGTTTTGCGGCAACAAACCGATGTTGGCTGACAACTTGATTGAACCGTCAAAGCCGGAAACTGATGACCTAGAAAAAGTTCTCCTACAGAGAGAAGCTGACACTACGAGAGCTCTCATCCCGGACAGTATAAGGGTGCCAATGGTAGCAGGGAATCTTAAACCGGATCCACTCGATAAGCCGAGACGCCGAGCGCGCGAGGACCGAAAGGAGATATTCAAAAGAGAAGTTGAGATAACGAAACGAGTTCTCGAAAGAGTCCACATCGAC GTTCCTATCACTAAAAAGTACGAAGAGCCAGAGTCAAAGTCGTCGTCGGAAGTGCAGAAACCGGCGTCCCTCGACTTGACTGATAAACGAAAGAAACCTCAAAACTTCAAAGAAATCGTGCAGACGACTCCGACGTCCAGTGGAATCCAGGGAAGCCCAAAGCTGCCTAGACATCAGAAGGTTCGAGAACTGGAGGGCTCGAGGACGCCGAGCCCATCTTCGGTTTCACGTAAAAGCAGCTTCACCTCGTTGTTCAAAGCCCGAACTGACGGCAGCGTTCTGAGTCCCGAGTCACCGACTCCTGGTGGAAAGTCGAGAAGGAGTCTCACTTCGAAGATCAAAGACACGACTGAGAGCATTAGAAGTAGGTCAAAGTCCCGAGAGAGGGTGTCGACCGACAGAGGTTCGACGCTGAAGAAGGAGACAAAAAATAAGGGTGTGTTTTCGTCGACTTTGAGTTTATTTAAGAAACGGGAACGCAAGAAGAGTTGCGGTGATCCAACGACGCCGTTGGATGGGGATAATCCTTCCTTGGAGAGTATCGGGAATGTGGAATTCACCTTCAACTCGGAACGGAGTAGCCAGCAGAAGGAGGACTCGATATTCATCAGTCTGCATGCCGACGACAGATATTACGAAGTGGCTCTACCTTCGGAGAGCGTTTCCATCCCATTGGAAACCCCGACGAAACTCTTTGACGAGTACGAATCGGAACCACGCTCCGGCAGTATCGTGACCGAGGCTTCTATAGAGCACCATGACTCGAGCCAAGTTAAGACGGAGGCGAGTATCGAGGCATCGGTGCACAGGTCGTCTTCCAAGGATAGTCAAATACCCCAAAGCAACTCGAGGGAGTCCCAGATGTCTAAGAGCTCGTCGAAGGATTCGAGGATCAGTGTACAGACGACAAAGTCTCTACTGAGGGACACGAAGATTGATTCGGTCGCGTCAAAGCTCGAGCCCAACACCACGCAGCTGGCAAATGGCAGCGCGATTGAACCGCCCGTCAAAAAACCGGAAATAATAAAGCCTAAACGAAAGAGCAAAGAAGTGCGGAAGATCGAACCCCCCGAGAGTATAGACGATACATCGCTCAAGACTGAAATAAATGGCAACGAACCACCTCGACCGCAAGTTCCGCAAAATTCTAGGGAGCACGGCTTCGTCGACGACGAAGGTTGCCTGAAGGTTGCCGATGGGCTGGTGAAAACACCAAGCGTTGTTTCAGACCTTGATCACAACAGTTCCGAGTCAGAGCGAGACTCGGAGATAGAATTCATCCGGAACAAGGCTGAGAAGGTGGCCGAAGAGTTGCCGGATGAAAGGAAAGGCCTCTGTTACGACGAAAGCTTCGAAGAAGACCTCCCTTACGTACCCACAACTTTACCATTGGAGAAGAGCGTCGCTGTTCCCATACTGCCGGTGAAACAGAGGCTTCAGGAAGTGAG GACAATTCCAATCGAACGACCAAGGTCTACAACCCCTATAAACCCGACGCTGCTTGACGAATTCGTGATGCAGACATCGATGGACGAGCGAAGGGTGGAGAAGATGAAGATATCACTGCCGAGAGAAGACAGCTTCAAGCTAAAAAGCCCGAGAAAACAGATGACAAACACGTTCACCGAGTTTGCGGGTAGAGTGCCAAGAAACGCAGGAAAGTCTCCAAGTCCACCGCCACTTCCGCCGCGAGCACCGGCAGCCAGGCCCACTGCCTGGATAAACTTCGAGGAGATACCGGAGAAGCGGAAGGCTCCTAAGAGGATCCAAACGATTCCGAGACCGGACGACGAGGCGAAGGGCGGGTATAGCTACGTTCAGCCGGAGGAATGCAGGTGCGAGTGTCACGAGGAGTCGAGGAGGGCTTCTCTGAAGGAGTCGACCTCGTGCACGAGCAACGGCGAGCGCCCTTGCAACGGTGAGAATTGCACGGGACCAGTAGCGGCGACTTCCGGCGACCGGGCCAGCATCGTCAG GAGTCTGTTTTTGTACTTCCAGTGA